One genomic window of Neisseria sp. oral taxon 014 str. F0314 includes the following:
- a CDS encoding phosphoketolase family protein, which produces MSAQYDSADYLNKVDAWWRAANYISVAQMYLKDNPLLMRPIQASDVKAHPIGHWGTIAGQNFIYAHLNRAINKYDLNMFYIEGPGHGGQVMVSNSYLDGSYSEIYPNITQDEAGLKQLCKIFSFPGGIASHAAPETPGSIHEGGELGYALSHAVGAVLDNPDVIAATVIGDGEAETGPLSAGWFSNVFINPVNDGAVLPILYLNGGKIHNPTILARKSDESLRLYFEGLGWDPIFVEATDYATTHKVMAQKLDEAIEKIKAIQTKARAGKAEEAVMPKWPVLVARLPKGWTGPKVWNGEPIEGGFRAHQVPIPASSHDMATVDSLVEWLKSYRPEELFDANGTFKAELREISPKGDRRMSTNPITNGGINPRPLNTADWKKFALDNSDRGSIMAQDMIEFGKYAAELVKANPDNFRIFGPDETKSNRMNEVFKVTNRQWLEPIDKAYDEWMSPAGRVIDSQLSEHQAEGFLEGYVLTGRHGFFASYESFLRVVDSMATQHFKWLRKCKTHAPWRKSYPSLNLIATSTVFQQDHNGYTHQDPGMLTHLAEKKPEFIREYLPADANSLLAVMSEVLSSKDKVNLIVSSKHPRPQFYSAAEAEELVREGYKVIDWASTDKGGEPDVVIAAAATEPNLEALAAITILNKQFPELKIRFINVVDILKLRHPKVDPRGLTDEQFDALFTKDKPVIFCFHGYEGMVRDIFFDRHNHNLRIHGYRENGDITTPFDMRVLSEMDRFHVAKDAALAVYGDKAQDFAKKMDDTLAFHHSYIRENGEDIPEVRNWKWEALK; this is translated from the coding sequence ATGTCAGCACAATATGATTCAGCCGATTATTTAAACAAAGTCGATGCATGGTGGCGCGCTGCCAACTATATTTCCGTAGCGCAGATGTACCTGAAAGACAATCCGCTGCTCATGCGTCCGATTCAGGCTTCCGACGTTAAAGCTCATCCAATCGGACACTGGGGTACGATTGCAGGTCAAAACTTTATCTATGCCCACTTAAACCGAGCCATCAATAAATATGATTTGAATATGTTTTACATCGAAGGTCCCGGACACGGCGGCCAAGTGATGGTGTCAAACTCATATCTTGACGGAAGTTACTCCGAAATCTATCCGAACATTACCCAAGACGAAGCCGGCTTGAAACAGTTGTGCAAAATCTTCTCATTCCCCGGCGGCATCGCATCCCACGCCGCACCTGAAACTCCGGGTTCCATCCATGAGGGCGGCGAGCTGGGTTACGCTCTGTCCCATGCAGTCGGTGCCGTTTTGGATAATCCCGACGTAATCGCTGCCACAGTTATCGGTGACGGTGAGGCGGAAACAGGTCCTCTGTCTGCTGGCTGGTTCTCCAATGTCTTCATCAATCCGGTTAACGACGGTGCTGTATTGCCGATTCTGTACCTGAACGGCGGCAAAATCCACAATCCGACTATTCTGGCGCGTAAATCCGACGAAAGTCTGCGTTTGTACTTCGAAGGTTTGGGCTGGGATCCGATTTTCGTAGAGGCCACCGACTACGCAACCACTCACAAAGTGATGGCTCAGAAACTGGACGAAGCCATTGAAAAAATCAAAGCCATCCAAACCAAAGCGCGTGCAGGCAAAGCCGAAGAGGCCGTTATGCCGAAATGGCCGGTGTTGGTTGCCCGTCTGCCCAAAGGCTGGACCGGCCCGAAAGTATGGAACGGCGAACCTATCGAAGGCGGTTTCCGTGCGCACCAAGTGCCGATTCCCGCCAGCTCGCACGATATGGCGACTGTAGACTCTTTGGTCGAATGGCTGAAATCTTACCGTCCCGAAGAATTGTTCGATGCAAACGGTACATTCAAAGCCGAACTGCGTGAAATTTCGCCCAAAGGCGACCGCCGCATGTCGACCAACCCCATTACCAACGGCGGTATCAATCCGCGTCCGCTGAATACTGCGGATTGGAAAAAATTTGCCTTGGATAATTCCGACCGTGGTTCAATCATGGCTCAAGACATGATTGAATTTGGTAAATACGCTGCCGAATTGGTTAAAGCCAACCCTGACAACTTCCGTATCTTCGGTCCGGACGAAACCAAATCCAACCGTATGAACGAAGTGTTCAAAGTAACCAACCGCCAATGGCTGGAACCTATCGACAAAGCCTACGACGAATGGATGTCTCCGGCAGGACGCGTGATTGACTCCCAGCTTTCCGAACACCAGGCCGAAGGTTTCTTGGAAGGTTATGTATTGACCGGCCGTCACGGTTTCTTTGCCAGCTACGAATCTTTCCTGCGCGTGGTTGACTCTATGGCAACCCAGCACTTCAAATGGCTGCGCAAATGCAAAACCCACGCTCCGTGGCGCAAGTCTTATCCGTCGCTGAACCTGATTGCCACTTCGACCGTGTTCCAGCAAGACCACAACGGTTATACCCACCAAGACCCGGGTATGTTGACCCATTTGGCGGAGAAAAAACCGGAATTTATCCGCGAGTACCTGCCTGCCGATGCCAACAGCCTGCTGGCGGTGATGTCGGAAGTATTGTCTTCCAAAGACAAGGTGAACCTGATTGTGTCGTCGAAACATCCGCGTCCGCAATTCTACTCTGCCGCCGAAGCGGAAGAGCTGGTGCGCGAAGGTTATAAAGTCATCGATTGGGCTTCTACCGACAAAGGCGGTGAACCTGATGTCGTGATTGCCGCTGCCGCAACCGAACCGAACTTGGAAGCGTTGGCTGCGATTACCATCTTGAACAAACAGTTCCCCGAACTGAAAATCCGCTTCATCAACGTGGTGGACATCCTCAAGCTGCGCCATCCGAAAGTTGATCCGCGCGGCTTGACCGACGAGCAGTTCGATGCCCTGTTTACCAAAGACAAACCGGTTATCTTCTGTTTCCACGGTTACGAAGGCATGGTTCGCGACATTTTCTTCGACCGCCACAACCACAACCTGCGTATCCACGGCTACCGCGAAAACGGCGATATTACCACTCCGTTCGATATGCGCGTGTTATCGGAAATGGACCGTTTCCACGTTGCCAAAGATGCGGCGCTGGCCGTATACGGCGACAAAGCGCAAGACTTTGCTAAGAAAATGGATGACACGCTGGCGTTCCACCACAGCTACATCCGTGAAAACGGCGAAGACATCCCTGAAGTACGCAACTGGAAATGGGAAGCGCTGAAATAA